The sequence below is a genomic window from Pseudomonadota bacterium.
AGGCCTTGGGAGGCTCCGCGCTCTACTTCCGCCTGCTCGAGGAGCTCGACGGCGCCGATGCCGCCTACTTCGGCGTTCTGGCCCTCGGATTCATCGCGCTCGTCGCAATCTGAGGCAGCGCGGAACGCCGCTGCAGAGCGGTTGCGCGCCTCAGGGCGCGCCAGAGAGAAGGGCGCGAACGAGCACCATCGCGGCCCCGCCCATGACGATGATGGCCAGTCCGCCGAGCAGGTTCGAGAGCCAGCCGTTGACGTGACGCCCCACCACGCGGCGGTCATTGCACGCCAGCAGCAGCAAGGCGATCAGCGGAGGGGCGACGATGCCGTTGATGACCGCGGCGTACAGCAGCCCTCGCACCGCGCTGAGCTGGTTCACGAGATTGAGCAGATAGCCCGCCACAGTGGTCACCGCGATGGTGACGTAGAAGGCCCGCGCACGCGCCAGCCTGCGATAGAGACCGTAGCGCCACCCGAAGACCTCGCAGACGGCATAGGCCACCGAACCCGCCATGGTGGGAATGGCCAGCAGGCCGGTGCCGATGATGCCGAGGGTGAAGAGCCCGTAGGCCGCGCCTCCAAGAGGCTGCAGGGCGCGAGCGGCGTCCTGGGCGGTCTGCAGCGGCTGTCCGCGAAGGGTCGAGGCGGTGCACAGCACGATGAAGAAGGTCACCGCCTGAGACGCCGCCATGCCGATGGCCGTGTCTGCCCGCACGCCGCGAAGGTCGTCGTCAGAGGGGGAATCGAGGGGATGCGCCGGTGCCACCGCGCTCCCATCGGCGATGGCCTCCTCGACCGTCTCTGCAGCCTGCCAGAAGAAGAGATACGGCGAGATGGTCGTGCCGAGAAAGCCCACGACGGCCATCAGGTACTCTGCGTCAGGGCGAAACGATGGGACGAAGAGGCTGCGGGCCACCTCGCCCCAGTCCTTGTGCACCCAGGGCAGCAGCGCCGTCACCACGTAGGCCAGCAGCGACAGGCAGAGCCACTTGAGGTAGCGCACATACAGGCGATACGGAACGAACACCTCGAGCAGCACCGTCGACAGCGCGAGTCCGGCAAGCCAGAGACCGAACGATCCCCCTGCCAGCGTCTGGGCCGCTCCCGCCATCACGTTCAGATCGGCCCAGATGTTGATGACGTTCGCCAGGGTGAGCAGGGTCACCGCGATCAAGACGAGAGAGCGGGGATAGAAGCGTGATAGAACGGCGGCCAGCCCCTGACCGGTCACGCGCCCGAGACGCCCGCACATCTCCTGCACCGCCATCATGAGGGGGGTCGACAGCGTGACCAGCCACAGAAGGCTGTAGCCGAACTGCGCGCCGACAACCGA
It includes:
- a CDS encoding divalent metal cation transporter is translated as MADLLKQAYREEADAARASDPSAETLAEDLEDLSRAVRSTDEIATRESILGKVGPGVITGAADDDPSGIGTYSVVGAQFGYSLLWLVTLSTPLMMAVQEMCGRLGRVTGQGLAAVLSRFYPRSLVLIAVTLLTLANVINIWADLNVMAGAAQTLAGGSFGLWLAGLALSTVLLEVFVPYRLYVRYLKWLCLSLLAYVVTALLPWVHKDWGEVARSLFVPSFRPDAEYLMAVVGFLGTTISPYLFFWQAAETVEEAIADGSAVAPAHPLDSPSDDDLRGVRADTAIGMAASQAVTFFIVLCTASTLRGQPLQTAQDAARALQPLGGAAYGLFTLGIIGTGLLAIPTMAGSVAYAVCEVFGWRYGLYRRLARARAFYVTIAVTTVAGYLLNLVNQLSAVRGLLYAAVINGIVAPPLIALLLLACNDRRVVGRHVNGWLSNLLGGLAIIVMGGAAMVLVRALLSGAP